A portion of the Sulfuricurvum kujiense DSM 16994 genome contains these proteins:
- a CDS encoding chemotaxis protein, with product MSLLEHVDAATNLARNNEVQLLVFKIDTAEESPYYAINVFKTREVVEAKRHHLTQIPGAHPLLEGTIVLRELQIPILNLPQWLGIAMEDDRKKASNLLICDFNGIIIGIRIMFAYRVIKKNWNEMHSPDSYRLGDDGLVINDTRLDDGSLCLILDYEKLLADVIPQAMVNVENATKALQNISIPEKLKNGVVLIAEDSKTAQRHLRQIFEHAHIGYQIFNNGKDLIEFISKHPNPSSIPAIITDIEMPEMSGFTVIQQLKAKAETKAIPIIVNSSMTGENNKREAASLGADGFIDKTKSENILALIVEKMGESGAKLLPR from the coding sequence ATGTCTCTTTTAGAACACGTCGATGCGGCAACAAACTTAGCGAGAAATAACGAAGTACAGCTTTTGGTCTTTAAAATCGATACCGCTGAAGAATCGCCCTATTACGCCATTAATGTCTTTAAAACCCGCGAAGTTGTTGAAGCTAAACGCCACCACCTGACACAAATTCCCGGAGCCCATCCGCTTTTGGAGGGGACAATTGTACTGCGTGAGCTGCAAATACCGATTTTGAATCTTCCGCAATGGCTCGGAATTGCTATGGAAGATGACAGGAAAAAAGCGTCTAATCTATTGATATGTGATTTTAACGGAATCATTATCGGCATTCGGATTATGTTTGCATACCGTGTCATCAAAAAGAACTGGAATGAGATGCACTCACCCGATAGTTACCGTTTGGGAGACGACGGCCTTGTTATTAACGATACGAGATTGGATGACGGAAGTCTGTGTCTAATCCTCGACTATGAAAAACTGTTGGCGGACGTCATTCCGCAAGCAATGGTTAATGTTGAAAATGCTACAAAAGCACTCCAAAATATCTCAATTCCCGAAAAACTTAAAAACGGCGTAGTGCTCATTGCCGAAGACTCAAAAACGGCACAGCGCCATTTACGGCAAATTTTTGAACATGCCCATATCGGATACCAAATATTCAACAACGGAAAAGATTTAATTGAATTCATTTCCAAACACCCGAACCCTTCATCTATTCCGGCAATCATTACCGATATAGAAATGCCTGAGATGTCAGGCTTTACCGTTATTCAACAGCTGAAAGCCAAAGCTGAAACCAAAGCGATTCCGATCATAGTCAACAGTTCTATGACAGGGGAAAACAATAAACGCGAAGCGGCCAGTTTGGGTGCTGACGGATTTATCGATAAAACAAAAAGTGAAAATATACTCGCGTTGATTGTTGAAAAAATGGGAGAATCTGGGGCAAAACTTCTCCCTCGTTAA